The Rissa tridactyla isolate bRisTri1 chromosome 12, bRisTri1.patW.cur.20221130, whole genome shotgun sequence DNA window ACTACCATTAAGTTTTGTGTGAAGCAAGTAAGAAAATTAGGCTGACAGGGTCGAACTGCATAGACCATGTTAACAAAAGACTAAGCGGTACAGAGATATCAAAACAGGATTTGAAACTGAGATAGGAATTAAggagttttctgtatttctggaCGCCTGAGTTCATCTTGGGATGTACAGGGCCAAGTGCGAGGACGCTGGGCATTTCCCCCTTGTGGAAGCTTGGATTTACAGTTAATCTTCTAGTTGGTTCATTTATCCCGCAAAGAACGCATCAAAACCTGTGCCATCATATCATCTTCATCAGCATCATAATCCTATGAACAAAGAGTACAGAAATTCTTTTACTGTGACAGCCATGCTGGTTAATACAACACCAAatcacaacagaaataaaaagctgcCTCTTCCTCTGACTTGCCAATAGTCCAATTTCTCTCATGATACCATCTACATGCAAGAGATCTCACAGTAGTGGCTATGTAAAAAAGCTGGGTTTTACGAGTCATCAGGCTGTATTCCAAGGGTGAGGAAACACATACCACAAAAGTATCATAGGAAAAGCGATGTCGTCTTTGAAGGTGCTCCATGAAGTTAGCACTCCTATAATTTGGATCTCCCCATGGCATTGAGGCACAAATTGGGCAAACCTTCAagaaaacccccccaaaaaagccgaTTAAGCCCCAACAGTTCAAGCGCTTTAACATTTACAGTAGGAAGAGTAGGACAGAGACAGCATGGAAGACTGAAGTTCAAGGTTTGGGACAATCACTATTCTATATGTAAAGTGATGTCAATTAGTTTGTTGGGATGTTTAATACAAAAGCCTCAGATACCcccaaataattttaattcacGTCTTAAACCTCTGAACTGGAATAGTTTACTCTTCCCTCTATATTCTGAGAATCAGAATTGACTACAGCTGTTTGCTTTAGAAGATTTCAGCCTTTATTTGTAACAGCTTCCTCAATCTCCTTTGCAAAGATCACTTCtcaccaaaggaaaaaatgaacttttttttttcctaaacaatttGGAATTCAaaaaaactttccagaaaaatTAAAGTTCCAAATTCAGTTCCATGTTTTGCAATTCCTTTTACATGAGAGGGAGTATCAGCAGGTAAAGAATATTAGAATGATACACTATTTTTTGCAAGCATTTTTTCCAATGGTTTATAGTGTCTTCTTGCTGAAAACAGCAGAGGGGAAAATTAAATGCCTgacatttttttgaaattatACCTTATTAATTTTATGTTTGTTACTGGTCTTAATTAACTTTGAATGTTTGCcacttttcaaatatgaaaggAGGATGTAACCTAGCTGCAACAGGAACAGAGACTAGTCACCTCCAGAGAATATATTGAAAGCCAACAtcaaaattatgtaaaaattaaaCGCATGAACAGCATACCCACATTTGACTTTAACAGGAGTAATTATAAATATGTACTTAACTTCAAGAGTAAGTCTCTAATTCATTGTTTCAAAGGGATTTAAGACTAGACTTCATTGCAATTCTTGCACCAAGACTTTTTATTACCACTTGTTTTGCATCCATGCTGTGCAATGTTTTGCAGTGTTCAACTAGTCCTTCTTGATCAAAGTTTTTTTCGCTGCAATACGGACAAGGAAAGGTAAAGCGATTTGGGAAGTTCCTGGTTGGGGCGAGAAAAAGAGGTAACATCGTTGTAAGACAGTTAAAAGTAAAAGCGTTAGGATACAATACTCAAAAGTTGTCTTACCAGCTTCTAGgaatacaaataatttaaagcagTCATCTTATTCTATGCAATtaagaaaagctgattttaaGAATCAGCTTTTTAATTTCCAGCAACAGCTTAAGGAACTCTTAATATCACTCATATTTACACAAAATGAGAGCTCCTCTACAAATGTTATAAATGCCATTTAtcatcttgtttgttttgtggtggtttttttgttttgtgttttctgttgggtttttttgttgtttttaaagcacagGGTACCACCCAGTATGCTACCATGCAGGTGAGCACACTGCAATCAATTCTGACTTCCCTTCATTGTAAGCTACTACAATCAAGAGACAGAAAGAtgaacttatttaaaaaacagctaCTTTTACTGAGTAACCTAATCTTTAAGATGTCTACTGCATGGCTTATGTAGAAAGCACAATAGCTTCCCTGTGCACAGTcagattgttgtggtttaaccccagctggcaagcAGGACCACGCGGCCGTTCACTCATCGCCCCTCTACCCCAACAGCGGGatagggggaagagagagaaaaaggaaaaaaacctcgcgggttgagataaagacagtttaatagaacagcaatggaagagagaataataataatgatggtaaaagaatatacaaaacgaGGGATGCAATGCAGTTGCTCACCACCCGATGATTGATTGCCCAGCGATCGTGGATCCCCGTCCCTGACCAATGCCCATTTCTATATGGcaatctatggtatggaatattcctttgtcCAGCTTGGGTCAGTTGTCCTGTCTAttctgctccctctcagcttctatgggaagctgagaaagtcctggactgcttagcaacaactaaaaccgtTAGTGTGTTCTCAacattctcatcctaaatccaaaacacagcactataccagctgctggtaagaaaactaactctatcccagcaGAAACCAGGACAAGACATAGGATTAAGGTTTAGTTTTTAACAATGTGAAAGGATTAAAACAATACCTAAACTGAGCAAAGAGGTAAAGTctgcttttactttaaaattctACAGTTTGCTTGAAACCccataatgcatttttttaaagataaaaggatCTCCTCAGCAGAATGAAAATCGAGATTTTGTAACGATTAATCAGTAACAGCCCTGTTTTTGTGACAAAGAGAGACAAATATTTCCAGAGAAGAGCTAGTTACCTGGTGTTGTGAAGTGGTTCTTTAGTGACAGCTTTCACGCCTTCCATTATATAATTCTGGTACTTTGAACAAGACGCGGCGTGGCTGCGCATCTTGGAGAGATACATCTGTGCAGGCAACAATTGCACAGCAAGGTTAATTTAAACTATTTGCAGTTACTTCTGCACTTTCCAGCAGAAGTAGTAAACATGTAAAACAACGTAGCTTTCTGCAGACAATGTTAAAGCAGGAAAACCCAAACACTCCAGCTGGTAAAGCAGAAAACTTTGAGATTATCGATTACTTAACCTGTAACTTTGCTGCCTGTAATATTTAACAGATACGATACCGTTCAGGACAGCTCAGTTTTCTTAACCAACACtagagtatatataaaaataatgcttcATATAAAGCCAGTTTACCTGGTCACTGAGAAGAAGAGACAGTGTATGGAAAATAATCTGACTTTTAGTACAGATCTTGGCATACACTGATTGCTAATAGTTCAATCCCACTAATTGAAATTCAAGTTTACAATAAGAAAATCTGTAATTCAAGGTACTACAGTTTTCTATCAGCCAGAATGAAGACAGAATGAAGATATTACCCAGAAACCCTCACCTTAGTGTGTCTAATTAtccttttcttgttgttttgccATCTGCTAAGATACTTTCTTATGCATTCAATTAACGCTAAGACCAACTTTACAAAGAACAAGGGAATGACAGGAAGGATGCCACACAGGTATTCAACATGCAGGACACCAGCAAACAGTAAGTCTGTGGAATACACCACTCATATAAAATAACTTTGACTCATAACTATTTAAAACAAGGCAAATAAATTTATGTTTAAGAGCCAAAGAgaccactataaaaaaaaaaataattctatgattctacctaaAACCCACATGCATTGTTTCATTACAATGTTCCTCCCACAGAGGCACGTTCGCAGAAGCAACATCAGAAGCAATATTTtactataattttaaaatcagtaacttCACTTTGAAATTTACTTCCTGAAGAGGTAAGAATAAAAAACTGTGGAAAGAACGTCAACATTTGTTTGCTGCCTATATAAAGTATCTTTAACACTTAACAGAACACACATTTTGACCCGATTATGTAGAAAGCGCTTTATTTCCCTCTAAGCAATACGGCCAAGCAGGCGCACCTCATGCACTTAATTTCCAAATACTTCCATACTTTTTTATTGCAGCCATTGCAAGCTGTTTCTGTCGTTTCAATCTGCTTTTCCAAGTCCAGAGCTCTGCTACCGGGCGACAGGGTACTGCGGCAGACACCACAAACCGGCTTTTTCGGCTTAAGACACTCCTGCAGGCATTGCGTGCAAAAGCTGgtgtgggaggaaggaaaaaaaaaaaaaaaaaggagtagatGGTGAGAACATCCCTCCTGGACACACAGAATAAATGCCCAGAGCCTGTCCATGTCTTCTGCCCTAAATGATGACTGAGTCTGAAGGAATAACAACTAATAAAACAGCAGCTGATTGATGTTTGTGCATGCAGGGAGTCAGATTCTAGCTCGTTATGATCAGCGATACCAGCTTTTGGACAGTGCTCGGTTTCTACACCTTTCAGGAAGGAAAGCAATCAAAAGCGAAAGAATGTTAGCTTTTTTCCGCGCTGTTTTGATTtcgttttttccctcctttcacaGAAACCACCCCTAGGCCCCACAGAGCCCCCCGCCCACAGACAGCGCCACTtgtccccaccgccccccacgGGGACCCGGCCCCCGGCGGCGGCTCTACCCACCCCAGCCCGCCCCGCTCCCAAGGGAGCCAAAGGGGAGCGCTAGGGCCGGCCGAGCCGCGGCTCCCTCCCAAGGCCTCACAGCTACCGGCCGGGAGATGCGCCTGCGGGCCCAGGCCCAGCTCCAGCTTCTCTCCCACCGCCACCGCCCCagcgccccgcgccgccggcagCCGCTCACACGTGTCCGCAGGGGACGCGCACCGGGCTCTCGTACACCTCCAGGCACACGGGGCAGGTGAAGCGTGACAGCGGGTCGTACCGCCGCTCCGGGGAgcgggaggagccgccgccaCCGGCCACCGCCATCTTGCCGCCACcgtgccccgccccgccccgccggccaacgggggcgcgcccgcgcgcaggcgcggccccgcccccgcaaCGAAACCACGCCCACTCAGAGGGGCGTGGTCATGTGGTATGGGCGTGGCCCGGAGGCGTGGCCCCAAGCgcgccctccccgctccccagcatAAAAGCTGTTTGCTAAGGAACAGCGGTTTAATGGTGGGGCCCGGCCCCGGTTACCGCGCAGCCGCATCCCGCAGGAATTAAACGGCCGCGCCGCTTTCGAGCGACGTGCCCGGGGGAGGTTGCCCCGCCCCCTCGCTCCCCGCCCCGCTGACGTCAGGGCGGCAGGAGGCGGTGCCCCGCCCACCCCATCCACTTCCGGGGCGCCGCTGTcagccgccccctcccgccggcaGCCCCTGGGCCGGTGCCGGGAGGCCGAGCCGTGAGGGCGGGCGTGCCCCCCTGGTGACTCTCTGGCAGCTATTCTGGGTGGGGGTGGCCTCCGCGGGGGACGTCGCCGGAGCCCGTGAGGGGCCGAGGGGTCGGCAGTCCGCATCCGGGTCACCGGGCGCTTCCGGCTGAGCGGCGGCGGGTCCCGTACGGCGGGCGCGGCCCAGAGCGCAGCGGTGAGGGACGGGCCCAgcccgcggggtgggggggcggctcTGCCGGCCCTCGGCGCAGCGCTGCTGGCTGAGGGGGCGGCAGGTTTGCTGGGGGTGGTGGGCGCTGCGCCCCGTTACCGGGAAGCCCTGGTGGGGCTGGCTCGGAGCTCGGTGGTTAAGGGGCGGGGGACGAAGGGGCCGTGCCCGCGGCTCCACTCTCCCGGCCGGGCCGGGTGTCTCTGCAACAGGTGCCTTGGTAGGAGCCGGGGGGACCAAAGGGCCTGTGGCGGGCGCGGGTCGGTGCGGCGTTCCCGCCTCCTCCCGCCTGCCGTTCCCCGGCGGTGCGGGCTGCCCTTCCGCTGTTAAACGGCCTTTACCTTCGGGTTTAATTTTCTTGTGGAGTGTTTGGTGACAGCCAGGCGTTTCTGGCGCCCTGAGCGCGGGCTGGGGGCGGTTGTGCCCGCCCCGCCGTTCTCCCCTCCCGCTGTGGAGGCGTTCGCGTGCCCGTGCCcggccgggcgggcagcgccgTGCTTCCCTCCGCTGAGGCTCTGGCCCTGAGGGAGGCGGATAGAAACGTTTTGTTGTCTCACCAGTGCAAGCTAGTTTCAGATCAGAACTTATTATTCATGTGTCTCCGTGAAATCTCGAGGTTTCCAGTCAATAACGTGCAGCAAAACAGCCTTGTTACCTTATCTGTTTTGCCAGCCGGTGTCTTTCTTAAAGCTATATTTATCCATGCCTGCTTGCATCCCGAGGTTGTTATTGAGCCTCGTAACGGTGGCTGTTAGCTGTTGGGAGCCTGCCTGGGCCGGGGCTGGTTTGCTTCTGGAAGCcctgggggtgaggagcagcgCTGTGAAGCCTTTCCCGGCCCCTTTCGGTTGTCGTGTTCTGCCTTTCAGCCGCGTGAACGCTGACTTGTGTACAAACCCCAAGTCAAAATGGGAGCTGGCAGCGGCTTTGAGTGTCGCATCCCGTAGGGCCTCGGTGAAGGACTTTCATTTGGGGACTTCCCTAGTCCTGATGTCTCATACCTGTAACCAGGTGCTTTTGTTTAGTAGTTATTAACCACGGAGGTGGAAGAACTGTAATACTTAATCCAGCTCCTTGGCAGCACAGGATCATTCCTTGTCCTGGGGGTGTATTACTGATGTGCCAGACAAAGGTCTTTCTCTGAAATTCTCTCATGGAGCCCTTCTCGCTAAGGAACAGACATTCTCTTGTCTTTGCCCACAGACTTCATCTTGCACAACTTAAGGAGGAAAGatctggggagagagaagggttTACTCCTGTCCCTTATGCTCAGATGTTAATTTAGAACTCCACATTTCCTGTGATTCACAGCTTGTCTCTTGACATCAGTGCGATTTCTGATGGTGGAAAGACTGAGAGCAGTGTGCCTTTGAGCAGAAATTGAACTGCTAGTTAACTTTCCCCACATGGTGTTGTCATTAAGTGCAGCCTTTCATCAAGTAATGCTAACTGCTAGGCtcttgacttttttgtttgtttgttttcctgacctcttggttgttggtttgtggtttgttccCTCCTCCATGTATTTTGTGTTATGGCTTCTTTCATTCAGTTTGCTCTTAACagtgattttcattttaataggaGTGTGGGGGGGCATCGATCGGTATTCTAGCAGCTGCAATTAATATTGGGTGGAAAGTCTCTTCTAAAGTGCTGTTTCAGACTGACTATAACCAAAACAGTGCATTGATTTCTCCCACCCCGCCTTCATTTTGGTTCACAGCTGGGAAATCTGTAAGGGCTAcactgcattttcattaaaaaaccaaaGCCTGTGATCTGCTTTTTGATCACAAGTTCTTCAGGCAGCTGAGGTGGAGTCTGTTTGTCCATTAATTACCTTCGTTTTGGTAAAGTAGCATTAGGTAGCTTCTTTTGTCACCAGCTGTTTCTGTGTAGCGCCTGAGCTCAGTGAGGTGAAAATGTAGATCGGTATATACATAAAAGCAATTATCCCTGCAAACAAAACTGTGCACGGTGTGAAACCAGGATGATTTTGCTCTGTTCTAGTAATCCAGCTAAAAATGGCAGGTGTAGCTTTTTGCTGAAAAGATTACAATCTTCTTTGCAGCTGCCAGAATTCAGCTGAAACTTTGGCTGTAGTTTGCAGCAACCAGGGGAGCGTGTTCTCTGTAGGGGGGCTGCAGAGCTTTCCCAGCACTGGGATGGCCTGGGTGTGCCGTCAGGTGCAATGTGAGTGGCAGTCAAAAGCCtagaaaatgttagaaatagAAAAGCAAGGTTAATTAATCTGCTCAGTCTAGGGGCAGTCCTGTGCCATTAGAGGAACAAAAATTAGATGCTTTCACGAGTTGATCAAAATGAAACTTCTTGctgtattactattattttttaaaatcttcatatCATTGTGCAGGgcggaaaaaaaaagccaacaatcAAACGaacaaccccctccccccagtGATTGATTAAAATAATGTTTGTGTAAGCTGTTTGGACCAAAagggcaaaataaaatgcaaagaagagACCCTAAAGACTCGtgcttctctttttgtttttttgctgggAGTTACTTCTGCCTTGGTTCCCTAACCCTGGGCTTGAGTGTCCACCAGCTTTATTGTATCAAACTCTCAGTGCCTTGCTCAGTGGAGGTTTGTTGTGCTGGTTTAGGCAGATAACTGGAAGAGGAGTAGAGAATGACAGTGAAAAGAAGGACAGCAACATTTCTGTAGACTCATGCGCTTTTTCAGAAACCTAACAAGGCTgttctgggagctgctgctctgtgaacCATTTTATAGGATCCTGTGAAGCAGATAGATGCTGTGGACATCTGGGATTTATGCAACTGTCATGACTtgtctttgttttcaatttttattccAGAAGAGTTGCCATTACTGAAGATTCTTACTGCCAGATAATCAACCTACTGCCGAATAACCATGAAAGAGACGAGGTAGCTGCCCAAGCGTGAGATAAAAACTGATTTCAATGGATACAAAATATAAAGACGATTTATTTAGGAAGTATGTACAGTTCCATGAATGCAAACTGAATGCCTCTGACAACAAGCAGCGTCCTATTAATGATGAGTATTTGCGAGTGGCAGCGGCGGCCTTACTTTGCCTTCCCAAAATCGATCCCTTTTATAGATTCCGGTTGATAAAATTTTACGAGATGGCTGAAAACTCACTGAGATCTGTGAAATCTTCAAGTTTACATTCTCTCCATAATGCATTCAGCATGCTCGAGACAGTTGGAATTAATCTCTTTCTTTACCCCTGGAAAAAGGAGTTCAAAAATATTAAGGTAAGACATTTTCATGTGTGGCCATAGTGAGAAcatggtttgcttttctttcttttaacgcatttcatgcatttccttcaaagactttttttttttttccccacctgttaGCATGATGTGTATATTTGTCTGTATACAGTTGGTAAACAGAAGCCATAGGAAAGTTTCTATGTAAAATAAGTGAAGTTTGTGCTGGTGAGAGTATCCCAAGAGCAGAAATACAAGTACTGTGTCTGCACTTATAATGTAACCATAAAATAGAGGAAGAGCTTATTTAAGGCTTTTGTTCAGCCTACCCTGCTACAGTGTGTTAATTTTTACTTGGAGATGTCTTCACTAGGGTGAGCAGTCAAGTTGTGTTTAAGCTTACTCAAAGTTTGATTTTTGTCTTGGGACAGCTATTAATGGAACACAAGTACTAGCATCCAATGCTTGCTTTCAAGTGGGTGCTTTGCTGAGGTTCCAACAAGTTATATGATAACGGTAAAGGAACTTCTCTGAAAGAATTGTTTCCAGAATACTTTTGTCTGCTTGTCAGTTCTCAGTTCATTACGTTTTGATTTTAATGTACTTTCAAATTATTTACCTATGCCAGAATCTCAGAGGAAAAAGTATGAACTTGTATATTGCTTGGCTTGGGTGCTGGAAGTCAGGTAGCTAGTTCTCTGCTGTTGATTTTTCTAATTTATCTTTTACCTATTCTTATATGCTTATTCAAAACTGATGCAGCATTTCAGTAATGAACGGTCTAGGTGACTTAAAAGAACAGTTTTGAGATTTGGAAGTTCGATGAAATACAATGCTGTTATAGGTGTCTAAAGTCGTTTGCAGGTTATGTGCACTAGTGATGGgtacttttgtttgcttttcttaaaaagacaCTATTTCACTGTTTATCAGAGAATTTGAATGCTATTAGAACATTTGAGAGTTCTGTTTCCCCAAAGGGAAATTACCTTTCTTCAAGATCTCTCCATAAATTTTCTCCGTCATTACGCTTAAGTTCTGGCCTTTGAAATGTTGGCCGATCCATCGAGGATATCTCTTGATGCACTGCCAATATTGACTTTGGTAGTGCACTGTGGATCCAGTACCTGTTCCGTACAAAAACGTGACGGGCAGGCTGCTCTTGCCTGCCATTCAGAACAGTTCGAACTGGATTAAGAACATGCCTCAGGTATGCCAGATGCTGAGGATGTTTCAACTTGCACAAACTCTTATCTTTGCTTTGGGGGCTTTTTTAGTGGAAATTCTTGCcctaatataaaattaaataaaacagacaTTTGAAATTGCATAGTAGTAGTACACAAAAGTGTGCACCTCAAGTATATTTAAAGCTGAGTTGAAGAGGACTTTGGTACTCTCTCAGTAATTCTGAGTTCCTGTTATCTTTATCTAACCCCTGTCCAGGGACAATACATGAATTCTCTGCCTTTTTACCTTTCATGGTAGACTTGATTGTAAATGCAAGCATGTCTGGTATGTATAAAAGTTAATGTCAGTGTATAGCATAGTGATTTAAATCAACAGGGAGGACATTATGCTAATCAGGattttaatttgaatgaaaacTCTCCTACTTTGAATTTGCCTCATGTGGAATTTCCATCTGCTGAACAGGAGGGATGCAGAAATGGAGTTCATCTGGCCATGGGAGTTGCCTGTGTTCACTGTCGTTATTATTCTATTTAATTATGTAGTATCTGTCACTGAATTATCTGAACATCTAGTCCACCACTGAATTTGTAacctagttttccttttatttccccccaccctccttaGACCTACACTGGACCCTTTGTTTATTATGTAAAGTCTGCTATAACTGAAGATGATGTAAGACAGATTTTGAACTACATGGGCTATGTCCAAGAACTGGGAACAATGTATAAGCTCAAAGAGCAGGTTGATGCCATTCAAGTGAAAATGGTTTCATTTGAACTCTTTTTGGCCAAAGTGGAATGCGAGCAGCTTCTTGAAATTCACTTGCAAGTGAAAGATAAAGGTTATTCAGAGATTGATGTCATAAACGAACGAAAAAATAGCACTGAAGATGTTAGAGGCTGCTCAGAAGCCATGAAACGGCGTGCAGAGTGCAAAGAAAACTTAAACACTTCCATGGCACGAATGGTACTCCAGAAATCAGCGAGCGAACGGGCCTCTAAAGATTATTTCAAGCCAAAGGTAAGCAAGCCTTCTAAATCAGTGGACACATACGATAATTATTGGGAAAGTAAGAAACCACCTTTGATGAGCTCTCTGAGTCTCAGGAAAGAACCAATTTTAGTTGATGCGGAAGATGACATTAAAGATGAAATCATCCGTCCGTCACCCTCTCTTCTGACAATGTCAAGCTCCCCACACGGGTGTTCAGATGAATTCTTGCCAACTTCGTCTCATCACAATGGCATGCTAAGAACAAATGTCCCTTACAGCTCCTATTTTTCTGCTCAAGAGGACTTAGATTTATATACTGATCCCGATTCTAGAAGtatgttaaattttaaaa harbors:
- the RNF114 gene encoding E3 ubiquitin-protein ligase RNF114, with amino-acid sequence MAVAGGGGSSRSPERRYDPLSRFTCPVCLEVYESPVRVPCGHVFCTQCLQECLKPKKPVCGVCRSTLSPGSRALDLEKQIETTETACNGCNKKMYLSKMRSHAASCSKYQNYIMEGVKAVTKEPLHNTRNFPNRFTFPCPYCSEKNFDQEGLVEHCKTLHSMDAKQVVCPICASMPWGDPNYRSANFMEHLQRRHRFSYDTFVDYDADEDDMMAQVLMRSLRDK
- the SPATA2 gene encoding spermatogenesis-associated protein 2; this translates as MDTKYKDDLFRKYVQFHECKLNASDNKQRPINDEYLRVAAAALLCLPKIDPFYRFRLIKFYEMAENSLRSVKSSSLHSLHNAFSMLETVGINLFLYPWKKEFKNIKTYTGPFVYYVKSAITEDDVRQILNYMGYVQELGTMYKLKEQVDAIQVKMVSFELFLAKVECEQLLEIHLQVKDKGYSEIDVINERKNSTEDVRGCSEAMKRRAECKENLNTSMARMVLQKSASERASKDYFKPKVSKPSKSVDTYDNYWESKKPPLMSSLSLRKEPILVDAEDDIKDEIIRPSPSLLTMSSSPHGCSDEFLPTSSHHNGMLRTNVPYSSYFSAQEDLDLYTDPDSRSMLNFKRQDAIKPDVWLLKNDANPVYHKRTHLAKETASLKCQNCGVPCGTSVCQKCDNLFNSRQEYPAVKQSTYSIKPLPNDGLSPASALREKSQYTSQTQSQERAAQFSSKSKPSGTSRCGFCNRSGAANTCTFCSKVSCDACLNAYYYDPCCRKSELHRFMPNNQLNYKSSQLSHVVYR